CCATCTTTAAAGATCTGACACAGTATTTCACTATTAACTTTGAAGACACTGAAAACAACTGAAGACTGACCAACATACATAGAACATATTTATGTTCACGAAACTTCAGTTTTATGATGAACAAAATCAGAATTGGTTACACAGAAAAGACCTAAATAACTACTGGATCATTCCTGCAAGAGAATACAAGCCCCTAGTTCTATTTCCATGCAGGGTGATAAATATTCAAGAGTTAATTTCTTTATCATATAAACTGGGAATAAATATAAAGTTTGAAGCATACTAACAGCTTCAGATGAAGCTGTTACATCTTCTTTACATCAGCTGTTTAATGATCTTTGAAAAAGTGAGGAATCATATTTTTCCAGTTATTAATACAGTATGTGTTTTATGTGcattaaaatcagaaaaaaaatagaagatgtGACAAAAATATAAGACATGAAAGAAGTGAGGTAAGACAGCTGAGAATTTACCAGTTTATAATCCCCACCTTGTCATTAAGCCTGGAGAAATCTGTGTACCGTCTGAACACCACCCAGCTTTCCTCTGGACTTCTTTTCACCAGTATTTTGTATACCTGTGTGGAAAGAcagaaatataagaaaaatgtGCAAAACTTCACGCTGCATTGGAAGGAGTTCCTGTAATTCCTAAATACATATAACTATTTCTGTCTGTAAGAAAGAATTTATTGCCAACAGAACAAAAGGCTGGGCTATCAAAAAAGTAAGGGAAGTGTGTTTCTGTGATCTACTTGAACCTTTGCAAAATTACAGTTTTACTCATTGATCCTGGAGGCCTCTCTATTTTTAAGGTGATTGTTAATCATCAGGTACTGTGTCTGATATTGCTTCAAAATGTCTCATCTGACTTGTTTCACAAGGAGAAATGATGCAGAGTAAAATTACATCCTCCCTTGCATTTGTCTTGAACATTAGGTTTAGTCTTTCCAGGCAAATAAGATTTCACTATTAAACTGCACCAGAATGATGATACCATGACTGTGTAACTGAAGCAATGGATACTTTGAATCAGATTTAGCAAGACAACAGCACAGCAGTACCATACTCCTATTTAAAAACAAATGGATAAGCAACAAAACAATGATGATAATGATAACACTAAATTACTTTCTAGGAGGATTAATATTCCAATGCCTGAACACAATGAATCCAACAATACAACTTCAACTAGAAAACATCAAACAGTGTCTAACGTCATAACCTTACTTTCTCCAACGTAGGGAAAGACAGGTACTCTCAATTGTACTGGGTTATTTTTCCCAGTCTGTGTGTAAAAAATATAATACAAGAAAGAAAAAGGTATTTTTAGAACCATAATGATAAATGATCCCTCATTTAACCAAATCctatttaaaacattttctaaTCTGTTACATACTAAAATCTTCTGCAGTATTTCATGCTGTTACAGCAGGTTGTCTCAGCTGATAAGTGTATTTTTCTTATTGCAGTCCCAACATGTGATAACCCCAGTGCTAGCCAACTTCTGTACAGGTCTGAGACTGTTTCTAGCAATTTTGTATTCCATAATATATTAACTTCCAGATAATTACAGAAACTGCAGATAACTATGGTGCAAATCAAAAGCAATTTTTCAGTAAGTACTTCTCTTATCTATGTTTTAAACACAATTTCACTTTAAAGACACATCATCTGTGGAAGTCATGGATTGTGACAGAGGAAAAAGCTATTACCTTTTAAAATTCAAGCTGCAGGACTTGCTTACAAAACCagcattaaaatatattttttctgccTTGCATTTTATGTCTAAATGCTTATCCAAATATTTTATTACTTTACTGTCATACTAAAAGTATAAGCAgttttattttcataaataaaattaatgaaTGTAAAATTGTGAAGACTCTTTGCTAGTACACATTAAAACACAGAACAAGAAACTTTGGAATATGCGTGCAAATTTACTTGCTAATCAGTATTCTATTCTTGTATTCTACTTTAAGTTCTGCAAACCATTGTTTAAACATGTATACAAGAAAAAAAGGAGTAACTTCCAAGTGAAGATTGGATAACTTAAAAGAAAAAGTTCACCGATTACAATGAACTTAACTGTAACAGGGAGTGCAATCAACTTATGATTAATGGCCTCAAAATTATGGGCAACCTGAAACAAACATGTTTGGTTTTCCTGCCAAAGTTTAAAAAAAGGTGGTTGGGTGTTTTTTGGCTTTTCTTTAAGGTTTGCAATTAGTAAGAACTAGAATACTAAAAAACACCTCTTAGTTCCTTCATACAAGATCTTGGGTAAAAATCACAAATTCATTCAACAAATTCATTTTACTCCACTCAATCATGAATTGCTTTGCtctataaataaaaaaatcatcaATGAAAACACACCCATATGTGGCAACATTCTCTGGCTGATTCAGCATCTTATTATCATTTTTACTTGGctttagaaaaagaaagaagtgcTAATTGAACATTCCAGGACCTCAAATTCATTTAAGACTAAATGTTTACAAGGAGATATTTTTCAGCCTAGGTTTTCTCTCCCATAACCTTCAGCAACCACGTACTCTAACATGCACTGTCATTTTAACTCCTGAAGCTTGGACATCATTAAGCCAAATCAGATTCTTATTTTTGGAAACTATGAGATGCAACCAACAGTAAACAAAAAATTCAGCAATTGGGTCTCCTCTCTTTACAAGTGATTTAATTTGCTTTCCACAGTCCTCTGCTGTCTTCTAAATCTCACTGATTTCGCACTGCAAAAGCAACTCAAATTCTAAGGACTAATTACTTGCTGGCTTTAATGCACAAGAGCAACCTGCATGCAGAACATGCAACTGAAAACAAACAGTTAATTGTGTGGTTTCAGAAACCAACTCAGCAATAGAAGTGAGATCAGGAAGAGCAAAAATGCATCCAAGCATTTTACAATGGAAGAATGTTTCACCTGTACCGTGACCCGGCCTTCCACACACAATAATGGGACAAAGTTCTCACTGTTAGTACAGAACACCTTACAGGCACTCTGCATTATGTCTTGGCAATGTCTTCAGGAAAGACAAGAAGGGCAACAAGCTGGTGAAAGGTCCAGAGGCTAAGTCATGTGAGGAGTGGCTCAGGGAGCTGGGGACATTTATCCTGGGGAAAAGGAGGCAACCTACAACCACCTGacaggaggctgcagccaggtggggtcagTCTCTCTTCCCAgacaaccagtgacaggacaagaggcctcaagctgtgccaggggaggctcaggttgaacatcaggaagaattcctccatGGAAAAGGTGGTTAAACATTGcaatgagctgcccagggaggtggtggaggcacTGTTCCTGGAGATGCTCAAGAAAtgagtggatgtggcactttcTGCCATCATCTGGTTGTCAGGGGGGTGAAAAAGGCTGGActcgatcttagaggtctttcccaacctaaatgattctgtggtaTTTGCAGACTAATCCTTGTACATATAGCAATATCaattgttgttttggttttgaaggttattatttaaaacattttttaaatttacCTGTGAAAAAAATTTTGCTCTTCTCTTATGCTAACATGCATGAAAATGTTAGAAGCTGAAAATCTCAGGAAAAGACAGGTATCAttctaaaataattaaaaagcatCATTACTTAACTTTTGGCTCAAAGATCTTGATTTCATTACTATTCTAACTGTCATAAAGATTCTGCTCTTCTCTAATCTATaagaaaacaggagaaaaaaaagctaTTTCCTTCTCCTTATCTAATTAATATTTTTCATCTCAAGAAATATAATTAATAATCAGTAACAAACAGCCATCAATCCCACAAGCATCATTGTATAAACTCAAAGAAATATTTCAACAACACACAGAGAAACAAATGTGGAAGTACACTGATATAATTATGGCAGACAAAAAAAAATGAACTGCCAACTACAGTGCACTTTGAGAAAAATCAATACAAAGCAGTTAGGCTGCTGTTCTGGCACAAGATATGGCATAAGCAACTTCCCAATCTGTTTGCAGAACAGATCTCCCCTTACTAGAAACTGAGCTGGGCAAGAAGGTGAAACCAACATGTTTGCACTTTAACAGGAATGTTCTAAGTTACTTATAACTACAGAGGGCCAACATCAAGGTTTCATTTTACTTAAGAAGTTTAATTACACAGAACTTACACAAGTTCAATTTCATAAGGAATTGTAGCTGCAAGGAATTCCTGACTTTTCCAGCAGAAATTGATACATGAAACAGAATTAATTCTTTCTATTCTACATACACAATTACAGGAAAGACTGCTTTCTAATCCCTATTTTCCCACCTGAATAACAAGAATGGTATTTTCCTGTCAGGAAGTACTTTAAAGCTAAACTGGTAACATCCCTGAACTGCAGGATTAATTCCTGAAAGACAATGCAAAGCACATTGAATTGCTATCTTGTCATTACAGGATCAACTCTACTATGCCCAAAACTTACAGTGAATTTTGCCCTTTCCTCCATCACCTCATAGCCCAGAATAGTAGGTGTGGTTGGTCGATCTTCCCAGGTCCTGGAATCTTCATTCTGCTCTATTTCTTCTACAGGCTGAGTACTGTATTCTATGGATGTATCCAGACCTGTAAATTTAGTCCTAACAAGGGGACTGCTACATGCAGATGATGTGGAACCAATCTGGTCAGGCACACTCATCTTTTTAAAACCATCAACTGTAGAGTCCTCCAGCTGTCCTTTCGAGGAGCTCGAACTCGTTGAAATGCTCCCGAAGGAAGAACTTCTTTGGTTTCTGTTTGTAAAGCTGGATGATGAACTTCCAATAGGAATAGGAACAGGAACATATGGTGTTGCCATCCTTCATGAAAACAAGCCCTCAGTTTTTGGTCCAGGAATTTAAGCTTCATTCACTGTGTAAACCATGTTTGCTCTTGTTTTCAGGAACAGCACCTGCAATTAAGGACAGAAAATACTGCTGTCATTTTGAAATCAAAGCACCACTAAGAGCTTTGGGAAAGAATCTGTATTAGCTCTGAGATGGTACCTAGCAGTATTGATGGTAAAACACTTTCACAAAGAATCTGGCTTGTATAAAATGGTGCTTTTAGGTTATATCTCACCCATCTGACAGACAGCTTTACAGGAGTTCTGTCTTCCACGGCTATTGAAATGGCAAAGAGGTAAAGCAAGATTACAAAACAGAAAAATCCTTTTGTCCTTTAAGAATTAAGTGTTATTTGGTTTTAACCAAAGAGTCAGCAATTTTTCTGGCATACAAGAAGTAGTTTCAGTGACTGTTTTATCTAAGCAGTACAGAAGGTTTTCACAGAATTGGTTCTGTAAGACATCCACTGCAGACCATGCAAGCCAAACACACAGGCAACAATATACACGGCATGAATCAAAAGACATGACAGTAAACAACTTAGGTGAAAACATATTTGCATATTACACATTCACTGAAGTACAGTGGATCTGTTTccaatgcaaaatattttttcaaaacaACTCTATTGTATATAATGCTGCAGATATTTGTCACAATGTAAAATGTGCACATTTTCTGGAGTCTGAATTGCAGCAATTAAGTTTTACAAGCATGCACAACAGAAGCAGGGTTGTTACAGCAGGTAGTTTTCCATTCCAGaagattaaaatgaaaaaaaaaggtgtacagaaaaaaaaaaaaattagtatttttttcttcaacaaaaacatttcaaatgagtcttttgtgtgcatgtgtatacatttctggaaaaaaagcaaagtAAAAGTAAGACAGCAGTATGAAACTGCCAAAAAGGCACCATCTCCTCACTTTAACAAAGTACCCAAAGATGAGCTCTTACAAGATGCAAATTAAATGCCACCTCTTTGGATTAACAGGATTTGAGCCATGATCCATTTACCCAGGAATAAACTAATCAACCAGGAGGCTGCAGGAAGCTGTGAAATGGGAAACCGCCAACCTGATTCACACCAGACAATCAATCACCTGCTGCAGTAAAACCAAATGAGATTCCTCACTGTGAGTATGAAGTGATGCTTCCCCTGTCTTGCTCTAAATTAATACTGGAGCACAGGAATAAAGACATAAATTTTAAATGAACCAGCATGAGGAAGACTGAAAAATTCTCTTGAACAAATTCCTTGAGTAAAGGAAAAACAAACTTAGTCAGCTACATCAGGAAGTTGTCACACACTGCCGGTCAGAAAACTCAGTTAACTTGACCAGGAGAACAATTTCAAACTGGCAGTCATTTCTTATGAATATCTCTGCTTCACTGTGGAATGTGGCTGAACACTCAGCAGCATCTGAGGGAGCTGAAGTGTCAGTGTCATACACCCCTGCTGACTCACTCAGCTGGTCAGGGATGGGATTTGAAGCATCCAGAGCTTCTgttgcagcacagccctgtgcctggctgtgggaGGGGAGCCACGTGTCAGACATCTGACCTGCCTCAGCCTCACTCCATGTGAGAGAAGCGAGTCACACCTGTCCTGGGACAAGATGTTCTCCTGGAGCTACACCACATCTAAATCCCTTTTTTCACCCACATCTCAGTAAGAAAATCTATTTTCTGCCTCAAGCAATAAGCTCTGCAGTAATTTTTCTTTATGCAAGGTGTGAAGCATTGTCTGATAAATTTTCTCTACTAATATTCTCTGAACAATATCtaaatgaaacactaaaaaaGGTAACTACTTTTTCACTTGCCACTTCAGTGACTCTTCCATACTACCAGCACAAGGAATTGAGAGCATGGCTTTAAACAATGTCCCACCCAGCTATTGGGTGGGACATATGTTATTGAGAGGTATAGGATTAAACTCCTGTGAAAGGAAGAACCTAAATGAGTCTAGACTACAAAAAAATCTATCTATATGTAAAAAGTGATTATCCTCTATTGCATGACTGTGTACCTGGAGTGGAAAATAAACCCACATCTCAGGGGCTATTTGTTGAAGCTAACCTAGGAGTTTATGCAATTTTAAGATGCTAAAAAAACCTTGTGCTGTTCATCACTTCACAAAGAACCAAACCTAAAACCCCACAATGACATTTTCACCAGTTACAATAGTTGTGAACAGTCTTTCCTAGAAGAACTTCTTCATTTCAAGTGAGATGCCAGTCAAGAACTCACTATCTTGAGCTTGTTTACTTACTACACATTACTCTTAACTGCACACGAGTTTCTGAGCAGCTGCACCAACGTGGCAAGCAAGAGAGCTCACCACAGCCCACCCTGAGGAAA
The sequence above is drawn from the Melospiza melodia melodia isolate bMelMel2 chromosome 1, bMelMel2.pri, whole genome shotgun sequence genome and encodes:
- the SNX16 gene encoding sorting nexin-16 isoform X2, producing MATPYVPVPIPIGSSSSSFTNRNQRSSSFGSISTSSSSSKGQLEDSTVDGFKKMSVPDQIGSTSSACSSPLVRTKFTGLDTSIEYSTQPVEEIEQNEDSRTWEDRPTTPTILGYEVMEERAKFTVYKILVKRSPEESWVVFRRYTDFSRLNDKLKDMFPGFRLALPPKRWFKDNYNPDFLEDRQLGLQAFLQNLVAHKDIANCLAVREFLCLDDPPGPFDSLEESRAFCETLEETNYRLQKELLEKQREVESLKKLLTEKQLQIDAVERRISSDKENHEPCWSGSLAGNSVPEIEVAEVAYTTDEE